A stretch of DNA from Paramisgurnus dabryanus chromosome 19, PD_genome_1.1, whole genome shotgun sequence:
agtttttgcttcagtatttttttattgggTAGTCGGGTAATTGGcgtcatctagtggataataatgaaattacagattaccgtaaaaactcgtcaggaaAGCGTTATTGACgtgggaaatgttttctcttaagtGACGAAATAACACGTCAatagcggggaaagagttaactggGATAGATGGGGTGTAgaagggatgctgcaaaaactgTCATGGGACAGAAGCGAGGTACAGCTATGTATAGAGGCCTTTTTGCGCTGATTGTTTGGATTCCATGACTGCTCCTCCCAAActtgcttaaaggtgcagtgtgtaaatttttgtgGCATCtggtggtgaggttgtgaattgcaaccaatggcttagttaACTGCTCACCCATCACATttaaaacgcatagagaagctacagtagccaccaccagacaaacatgtcatcttcgGAGACAGCTTCGTAAAAGAAGTTTGTCCACTAAGGTTTTCTGtggaaacatggcggcacaaaatggcgacttccatgttaggggaccctcggtatgtagataaaaatgtctcattctaaggtaataaaaacataaggaATCATTacaaaaggtctttatacacccctgatcatatagtttttgtatattattttgcatttctgtcaagagatccttctaaaaattacacactgcacctttaaataaatttcACTTGATAAACTCTTACACATCTATTACAAAAGATACAAATATTCATTAATGTTTAAGATGGGAACATGATACATTAAAAGCATTAAGGGGGACTATCTGTAATTCCTTGAACAGGATGATGATGAAACTACACCAATAGCCattaaagtaaagtaaagcTTTGAAAGCAAAACGCTGACCAATATGCAATGAGGATCTCTACTGCAACCCTGCCATAGATGAGAGTGAGACGTGCATCATGAGCTATTTGTTTACTTGCGTGACATGCTTAACAGTTCCGAGTGGATCCATTCTCGCACCCCACTGTGCAGTATGGATCAATTTTGTTGCGTGCGATTGCATGGATCTGTTCTCCGATGGGTTGTGCTGTGCAATTTGATTATGTAGAGCAGTTTCCTACAGCTCTGtgtatttaagttttaaattgagcattttataaacaaacatgCAAAATGTTACTTTTGgtgccatttttgggttaaTCTCTGACCCTGAttcttctgtctgtctatctgtctgtctgtaggcGAGTCACCTGAAGTTTGAGACAGAGTCATATGAGGAAAAAGAGCAGCAACTTGTGAATGACTGCGTCAGAGAGCTTAGTAAGTAAAACGCTGTTGGTTCATGACCTATGCGGACATGTAGAGCTGAAGATTTGTACTTTTTGCATTGTTACTACGTGCTTTTACAGGACAGTACACCACAACATTAGGGATGTAAGAAAAATAAGgctttacagaaaaaaaaaaaattatctagGTGAAAGCAAAATGTCCTTTCCTTTGCTTTAATACAGGGCAGTCCAGCATCCAGATCTCCAGCATAGCAGAGGAGCTGGCCAAAAAGACAGAAGATGCCTCTCGCCAACAAGAGGAAATCACACACTTGCTCTCCCAGATAGTGGACCTACAGAAAAAAGCCAAAACCGTGAGTCCTTTCCTGAAACCATCAAATCGATTATAAAAACATATGACATAATTGTGGTGCTGAAGCTGTGTGTATGTTTTTAACAGTTCGCCGTTGAGAACGAAGAACTTTCTCAGCACCTTGCGGCAGCTAAACATGCCCAGAGACAGCTCACGGCAGAGGTATTTTATACCTGATATACAGTAATAAAtcaacatgcaaaaatatttGTTGCTATATGCATTTGGTACTTCATATAATCTTCAGAAAATTGAGTTCTGTGTTAATGTCATCCCCTCGCcatacacccacacacacacagctgcaGGAGCTGGAGGAGAAATACTCTGAGTGCATTGAGATGCTCCATGAGGCTCAAGAGGAGCTCAAGAATTTACGAAACCGCAATGTGTCCGCAGGAACCCCCAGACGCTATCATTCCCTGGGACTTTTCCCTATGGTACGTTTTGAATTTCCTTTACATGTGCATGTATaaatttagcagatgcttttatttaaagagtaactaaacccctggtcagagcctgactccaccctctggaaatatttaaaaactgcaaGAAAAGTAGGCAGACCctaacggagatagaggggacgaacttagctcgtaccaagtgtgtggtgagatcgtataaagggcgtggtgagcttgaacctgcttacgtagGATCGTACCACCTGCATCACATGGTACCGCAACATCCAACAGgcaaattcaactgcagtaaccaccgttcaacctgaagggGGCATCACTCAGACCTTTTTACACCATTGTAGCATTGAAACACTTTCAAATGTCAAAAAGTTACTCAGATCagtgaacagcactaataaagccccattcttacagaccattaactaaaaaaagttggtttagggtttagtaaCTCTTTAAAGTTACTGGGCTTGAAAGATGCTATACATTTGCTAAATTCTCATAATCTACAGTTATTATAAATCATCAATGAATGATCAACAATGATAGTTGATTTCACATTCagttcaatctttgacatgatcttagtcatggttatattttttaaataatgttctttacattatgttggatgattttatgtaaaaaacggTCAATAGAGTCACAATTATTAAAAGGTTCACTTattaaagtgtttatttatgtgtgtgtgtgattaagGACTCCCTAGCTGCTGAAATTGAGGGAACCATGAGGAAAGAACTGAGTCTTGAGAACCCAGAGAATGAGGAACAAAGGTATAGACTTTTGATCCTTATGTTATTTTGTGAAATGTCTTTTCCGAATGAGAAAcctatatttttttgttttatattacATTCACCATAAGATTAATCGTTTTtacacaaaatgtgtttgtgtttaaagggTTCGTCAAAAACGTGTGTTTGAGACGGTAAAGAACATTAACCAATCAGTAAGACAGCGGCCTGCTGCTAACATCCCAGGGTCAAATCAGACGCATACCTGCCTTAGCTCCGCCCCTTCTGACAGCAACACCGTTGCTCCTCCTGACAACCGTACACAGAGCATGCTATTAGAAGCCGGCTCCACAGATGTCACGTGAGTGCAAATGACTTTATATTAAAATGAGCCTTTCTTTATATTAGCATATCTTCATATTAAATAAGCATTGCgatagcagcacaaaaggttgaAGGTTCGAATTCAGAtaacacacatactaataaatTGCATACCTTGTATTGCATTGTAAGTTCGTTTGGATAAAAAcgtctgcaaaatgcataaatgtttttgttagcCGTATtgatttatgtttttgttttacatgAAGGTAATACAATTTTTTCCAATCTTTACAAATGTCCTTGCTTTCTGACTGCAGTGCGGATGCCACTGAAAAGCGATCAGGGTCTGAGGAGCTCAAGCTCGCTCTGCGGAGACTTTCTCTACGGCGACAGAACTGCTTGagcgagcgtctcttttttGAGGGAAAGAGGCGCAATCGAGAGCCATCGGATGTCGACGATTACTCGAACAGGATCGTCCACAGCGAAAGCATCATGTCTCTTGGTGCTTGGGCCAGCCGTCCCTATCTTCCCGACAAGCTCCAGATTGTAAAACCTTTGGAAGGTGACCAAAATGTCTATATAAGGGCACGTCCACGTTACCGTGCCAGGCAACATCCACCCTCTATGATGCTTTTCAATTCATTTTGGGCATTGATGCATCCCCGCAAACACTCCTATTTTAGGGAGCCCCGCTCTTGGTTACAGTTACAATAGTTATTAGGTTTCGCGATAAACTAGAAACAAATCACCTCCAAAaaccatttaaacattttgctAAATACAGCAGGGAAAATAattatttgacacatcagcatttttataagtaaggggatttctaagtgggcttttgacacaaaatttccaccaccagatgtagccatcaagccaaatattgaattcatacaaaatcagaacatttaagtatacaagttaaATCATAATAAGTAAAACAGCTGATTGcaaccattgactttcattgtaggaaaaacaaataatatagaattcaatgggtaccatcaactgcttgccatcattaatcaaaatatcttcttcatcatttatcacaatacttccataatttgttttcctactataaaagtcaatggttacaatcagctatGTGCTTACCAtcctttttcaaaatatcttcttttgtgttgatcagaaaaagtaaactcatacaggtttagaacaacatgaggatgagtaaatcgtgttaaaaaaattcatttgTGGCTGTACCGTTACTTCAGTTTAGAATGAAAGTTGTCAAATGACACGTCCCCTCCATTTTATTACTTGGCTAATGCAAATTATTTTGCATTTGCTTTACCTGTTTGCATTTTAAGATATGGTTCTTTAAGTTAACAGGATGGTTTTTGTAGGAAtttctgtttgtgttttgtgtatAAATAGAAAAAATGTATGTCAGATCAGTTCTATATAATATGttgtagtgtagtgtagtgtatAACCTAAAGTGTAATATAATGTATTGTTTAAACTGTATGATGCACTCTGCTTTATATAATGTGTTGCAAAGTTGTTCAGTATCTCCACCTGCTGGTCAAACTTTGAAAAGGGAGATGCACTTTTTTCATGCTTTTTTCTATCTCTATATTCTGTTTTTTTCCTTCATTTCACCTCTTATTTTATCTATTTAAATCTGACTTCTTTACTTCATTTGTTATATACCTTCAATAAAATCATTTCATCCTATTCCTTTTGCTATTCTCATTCTTTCCTTCATTTTCAGTTTTCTATTATAATTGAACATTATTACAGTTAATGCGACATTGTTAATGCCTTTTCACCTTGACTTGGATGAGCAATTAGATTCTGGAAATCTTTCTCATGCAGGTTCGGCGACACTACAGCACTGGCAGCAGTTAGCTCAGCCTAATCTGGGTGGTATCCTGGATGCTCGGCCTGGTGTGGTCCCGAAAGGCTTTCGACCTTTGGAGCTAGACCTGGAGGAAGTGTATCCCTACGCCGATTACGAGGAAGATGAGCCTGGAGAGCAATATTTCCAGAACCTCCCCACCACAACCACACCCAATCCCGGTGTCTCCTCTAGCCATAGCCACGCCTCCTCAGCATCCCAATCACCCTGCCTTAGCACAGGTCATGCTTCCAAAGAGTTGTCAAGTAAgaaacgcgcacacacacacagagatataTGCATACATGTACAGTAGTAAGAGAACATCATGTCTGATGGCAACATTTGTGCAATATTTGCTTGTAATGTTCCCCTAAGATGCTTTTATTATCTTTCAGTGTATTACCCAGGCAAATGCATGGCTCATACAAGTTCAACCTACACCTTCACCACCTGCAAAATCCTCCACCCTTCTGATGAACTAACAAGGGTGACACCCAGGTAATGTCCCATTCTGTAACCATGCTGGTAGTTTTTAAGCAAATCAGCATCTAAATTAT
This window harbors:
- the trak1b gene encoding trafficking kinesin-binding protein 1, yielding MTKTYNDIDAVTRLLEEKERDLELAARIGQSLLKKNQVLSEQKEYLEEQVGTIREEVAQLHHELNLKDELLQFYTNAAEENEEGSPTGRQGRVGVSFPSGSPLDVLQQKLRDLEEENLSLRSEASHLKFETESYEEKEQQLVNDCVRELRQSSIQISSIAEELAKKTEDASRQQEEITHLLSQIVDLQKKAKTFAVENEELSQHLAAAKHAQRQLTAELQELEEKYSECIEMLHEAQEELKNLRNRNVSAGTPRRYHSLGLFPMDSLAAEIEGTMRKELSLENPENEEQRVRQKRVFETVKNINQSVRQRPAANIPGSNQTHTCLSSAPSDSNTVAPPDNRTQSMLLEAGSTDVTADATEKRSGSEELKLALRRLSLRRQNCLSERLFFEGKRRNREPSDVDDYSNRIVHSESIMSLGAWASRPYLPDKLQIVKPLEGSATLQHWQQLAQPNLGGILDARPGVVPKGFRPLELDLEEVYPYADYEEDEPGEQYFQNLPTTTTPNPGVSSSHSHASSASQSPCLSTGHASKELSMYYPGKCMAHTSSTYTFTTCKILHPSDELTRVTPSLNPALTSACVMSSSIRSTPAVTPCTPRRMSLSQSQSFTNLRDSTKTFSTSLGLVRLLQERGISAAVYQPQSCNRGSSGVLFSTSVIPSPSPDPHRPSTPPNSPTHHHTPSPNAAVSDSNTPAPFSFKCPSYENFLASKPARSILKEVAGVSVAEAKDCESQTDVSMYNLNLVDKLKRLGLASPGASGATAGGIPRPSPIIGPLGGLRRPGSPFGPLNEGMRRNRSYPAMVGASMAMKGPGPQGEEMLLAPKLPKQTSLK